DNA from Mycolicibacterium alvei:
GGAGGCGGACTAGCGTGGACGCTGCACTGGTGGCCGGGGAGGGGAGAGGGACCACGTTATGAGCGACGTGCCGGAGTTGGACGCGGCCGGACTGCCCCAAGAGCTGAGCGCAGTCGATCAGCTGCTGCATCGGGGAGAAGCAAACCCGCGCACCCGTTCTGGGATCCTGGGCGTGGAGATTCTCGACACCACACCGGATTGGGAGCGTTTCCGGGCCCGTCTGGACTACGCGTCGCGCAAGGTGCTGCGGTTGCGTCAGAAGGTGGTGATGCCGACCCTGCCCACGGCCGCCCCGCGCTGGGTCATCGATCCTGACTTCAACCTCGACTACCACGTGCGGCGGGTTCGGGTGCCTGCGCCGGGGACGGTGCGCGACGTGTTCGATCTGGCCGAGGTGGCTCTGCAGTCGCCGATGGACATCACCCGGCCGCTGTGGAATGCCACCCTGGTCGAAGGGCTGGCCGATGGGCGCGCGGCGACCATCCTGCACCTGAGCCACGCGGTGTCCGACGGTGTCGGCATGGTCGAGATGTTCGCCAACATCTATGACCTCGAACGCGATCCCGAACCGACTGCCTTGGCGCCACTGCCCATTCCGCAGGACCTCTCGCCCAACGACCTGATGCGGGAGGGCATCAGCCGGCTCCCCGGATCGATTGCCGGGGGTGTGCTCGGCGCGCTCGGGCAAGCGGCCCGGACGGTGACCAAGGTGGTGCGCGATCCGGTATCCGCGGTCAACGGTGTGGTCGGCTACGCGATGTCCGGTGCCCGGGTGATGGGGCCGGCCGCTCATCCGTCGCCGCTGTTGCGCCGCCGGAGCCTGTCGTCGCGCTCGGAGGCCATCGACATTCCGTTCTCCGACCTGCACCGGGCGGCGAAGGCCGCCGGCGGCTCGATCAACGACGCCTATCTGGCCGGGCTGTGCGGGGCACTGCGGCTCTACCACGAAGCCAAAGGCATCTCGATCGAGACGTTGCCGATGGCGGTGCCGGTCAACCTGCGGTCCGACGACGACCCGGCCGGCGGCAATCGCTTCGCCGGCGTCAACCTCGCCGCACCCGTGGGAATCGTGGACCCGGAAACCCGGATCAAGGCCGTCCGGTCGCAGATGACGAGCAAGCGCGAGGAGCGTGCCATCGACGTGGTCGGCTCGATCGCTCCCGTGCTGAGCCTGCTGCCCGACGCCGTGCTGGAGTCCGTCGCCGGTTCGGTGGTGAACTCCGACGTGCAGGCCAGCAATGTCCCGGTCTGGCCCGGGGACACCTTCATCGCCGGGGCAAAGATCTTGCGCCACTATGGAATAGGCCCGCTGCCCGGGGTCGCGATGATGGTGGTGCTGATCTCGAGGGGCGGATACATCACCGTCACCGCCCGCTACGACCGGGCTGCCATCGCCGACGAGGAGCTGTTCGCCCGGTGCCTGCTGGCCGGATTCGACGAAGTGCTGGCGCTCGGCGGCGA
Protein-coding regions in this window:
- a CDS encoding wax ester/triacylglycerol synthase family O-acyltransferase, translating into MSDVPELDAAGLPQELSAVDQLLHRGEANPRTRSGILGVEILDTTPDWERFRARLDYASRKVLRLRQKVVMPTLPTAAPRWVIDPDFNLDYHVRRVRVPAPGTVRDVFDLAEVALQSPMDITRPLWNATLVEGLADGRAATILHLSHAVSDGVGMVEMFANIYDLERDPEPTALAPLPIPQDLSPNDLMREGISRLPGSIAGGVLGALGQAARTVTKVVRDPVSAVNGVVGYAMSGARVMGPAAHPSPLLRRRSLSSRSEAIDIPFSDLHRAAKAAGGSINDAYLAGLCGALRLYHEAKGISIETLPMAVPVNLRSDDDPAGGNRFAGVNLAAPVGIVDPETRIKAVRSQMTSKREERAIDVVGSIAPVLSLLPDAVLESVAGSVVNSDVQASNVPVWPGDTFIAGAKILRHYGIGPLPGVAMMVVLISRGGYITVTARYDRAAIADEELFARCLLAGFDEVLALGGDGRAEPASFSTDTSATNGSAAQ